A genomic region of [Eubacterium] eligens ATCC 27750 contains the following coding sequences:
- a CDS encoding ABC transporter permease subunit (The N-terminal region of this protein, as described by TIGR01726, is a three transmembrane segment that identifies a subfamily of ABC transporter permease subunits, which specificities that include histidine, arginine, glutamine, glutamate, L-cystine (sic), the opines (in Agrobacterium) octopine and nopaline, etc.), whose amino-acid sequence MNFKKYRSRFLLVFAALTLLFSSVLLTSCQGKKIKNTVFSVDDLAGKTIGVQLGTTGDTLVSDYETDGSGTTVSRYNKGSDAIQALKQGKADAVVIDEQPALAFVKANPDLTILEEEFANEDYAICVAKGNSLTAKLNEAIEVLMADGTIQKLIDDYVGDNATFSGYKSPDGIRRTNGTLVMATNAYFKPYEYYEGGSIIGIDADIAQAIADYLGMNLKIEDMEFDSIITAVSSGKADFGMAGMTVTDERKKNIDFTTTYTTSKQVIIVRDDNASASGMSFAEKFKTDFVKEARYTYLLKGLLNTVIIAFFAALMGVVIGFLIAVVRSNHDKTGHMKILNFICNIYLTVIRGTPTMVQLLIIYYVIFSSVHIDKLIVAILAFGINSGAYVAEIFRSGIMSIDNGQFEAARSLGLSYKTTMISVILPQAFKNVLPALANEFIVLLKETSISGYIGLNDLTRGGDIIRSITYDPMLPLIGVAIIYLVMVMGLSQLVKKLERRLRNNER is encoded by the coding sequence ATGAATTTTAAAAAGTACAGGTCGAGATTCCTTTTGGTTTTTGCGGCCCTCACTCTCTTGTTCTCTTCTGTTCTTCTTACTTCATGTCAGGGCAAGAAGATTAAGAACACTGTATTTTCTGTAGATGATCTTGCAGGCAAGACTATTGGTGTTCAGTTAGGAACAACTGGTGATACTCTCGTAAGTGATTACGAAACTGACGGTTCTGGCACAACAGTATCAAGATACAACAAAGGTTCTGATGCTATACAGGCTTTAAAGCAGGGTAAAGCTGATGCTGTTGTTATTGATGAACAGCCTGCTTTAGCATTTGTTAAAGCTAATCCAGACCTTACAATTCTTGAAGAAGAATTTGCAAATGAGGATTATGCCATCTGTGTTGCTAAGGGCAATTCCCTTACTGCAAAGCTCAATGAGGCTATTGAAGTACTTATGGCAGATGGAACTATCCAGAAGCTTATTGACGATTATGTTGGCGATAATGCTACATTTTCAGGTTACAAATCACCAGACGGTATAAGACGTACTAATGGAACTCTTGTAATGGCTACAAATGCTTACTTCAAGCCATACGAATACTATGAAGGGGGTTCTATTATCGGTATTGACGCTGATATTGCACAGGCTATTGCTGATTACCTCGGAATGAATTTAAAGATTGAGGATATGGAATTTGATTCAATTATCACTGCCGTATCTTCTGGTAAAGCTGATTTCGGTATGGCTGGTATGACAGTTACTGATGAGCGTAAGAAAAATATCGATTTCACAACTACTTATACAACTTCTAAGCAGGTTATTATTGTCCGTGACGACAATGCGTCTGCATCAGGCATGAGCTTTGCTGAGAAGTTCAAGACAGACTTCGTCAAAGAAGCAAGATACACATATCTTCTTAAGGGTCTGTTAAATACAGTAATTATTGCATTCTTTGCAGCACTTATGGGTGTTGTTATTGGTTTCCTTATTGCAGTTGTCCGTTCTAACCATGATAAGACAGGACATATGAAGATTCTTAACTTCATTTGCAACATTTATCTTACTGTAATCAGAGGAACACCAACTATGGTACAGCTGCTTATTATCTACTATGTAATATTCAGTTCTGTACATATTGACAAGCTTATTGTTGCGATACTTGCATTTGGTATCAACTCAGGTGCTTATGTTGCCGAAATATTCCGTTCAGGTATTATGTCTATTGATAACGGACAGTTTGAAGCAGCACGAAGCCTTGGTCTTTCTTATAAAACAACTATGATAAGTGTTATTCTTCCTCAGGCATTCAAGAATGTTCTCCCAGCACTTGCTAATGAGTTCATTGTTCTGTTAAAGGAAACATCTATCAGCGGTTATATCGGTCTTAACGACCTTACAAGAGGCGGCGATATTATCCGAAGCATAACTTATGATCCAATGCTTCCACTTATTGGTGTTGCCATCATCTACCTTGTAATGGTTATGGGACTTTCACAGCTTGTTAAGAAACTTGAGAGGAGGTTAAGAAACAATGAGCGATAA
- a CDS encoding amino acid ABC transporter ATP-binding protein codes for MSDNTNEIILEVKDLKKSFGDHVVLESINTTVRKGEVIAIIGPSGCGKSTFLRSLNLLETPTEGHVLFHEQDLTDKSVNVDELREKIGMVFQHFNLFPNMTIRRNITLAPTKLGLMSKDEADKKADELLARVGLSDKADAYPNQLSGGQKQRVAIARALAMNPEIMLFDEPTSALDPEMVGEVLAIMKELAASGMTMIVVTHEMGFAKEVANRCMFFYDGVINEEGAPEEFFGNPQSERLKDFLSKVL; via the coding sequence ATGAGCGATAATACTAACGAAATCATACTTGAAGTTAAGGATTTGAAGAAATCTTTTGGCGACCATGTTGTATTAGAATCAATCAATACAACAGTCCGCAAAGGAGAAGTTATTGCAATTATCGGACCATCTGGCTGCGGTAAATCAACATTTTTGCGTTCACTTAACCTTCTTGAAACTCCTACAGAAGGTCATGTATTATTCCATGAGCAGGATCTTACAGATAAGAGTGTAAATGTGGATGAATTAAGAGAGAAGATTGGAATGGTGTTCCAGCATTTTAACCTTTTCCCTAATATGACTATAAGAAGAAACATAACCCTTGCTCCTACTAAGCTTGGACTTATGAGCAAAGATGAAGCTGATAAGAAAGCTGATGAGCTTCTTGCAAGAGTGGGACTTTCTGACAAAGCCGATGCTTATCCTAACCAGTTAAGTGGTGGTCAGAAGCAGCGAGTTGCTATTGCAAGAGCACTCGCAATGAATCCTGAGATAATGCTTTTTGACGAGCCGACATCCGCACTTGATCCTGAAATGGTTGGTGAGGTTCTCGCAATCATGAAGGAACTTGCTGCATCAGGAATGACAATGATTGTCGTAACTCATGAGATGGGATTTGCAAAAGAAGTTGCCAACAGATGCATGTTCTTCTATGATGGAGTCATCAATGAAGAGGGGGCTCCGGAAGAATTCTTTGGCAATCCTCAGAGTGAGAGATTGAAGGATTTCTTGTCGAAGGTGCTTTAA
- the truA gene encoding tRNA pseudouridine(38-40) synthase TruA — MKNYKMIITYDGTRYYGWEHQPTTDMTIQGKLESVLSAMTGTEVEVIGAGRTDAGVHAKGMVANAHMETKMKEDDICDYMNRYLPEDICVQEVRIASDRFHSRYNAQGKTYCYTCYVGDKKPVFNRKYVNIIEGKLDVEAMKKAADILTGEHDYASFCGNPKMKKSTVREIYSIDVSLKGSFLNLTYHGSGFLQYMVRILSGTLLEVGQGKRTPESMYELLEERNRSLAGATAPAKGLCLLKVDYSKEA, encoded by the coding sequence ATGAAGAATTATAAGATGATAATTACTTATGATGGTACAAGGTATTATGGCTGGGAACATCAGCCAACTACAGATATGACAATTCAGGGCAAGTTAGAATCAGTGCTTTCTGCCATGACAGGAACTGAGGTTGAGGTTATAGGTGCAGGAAGAACAGATGCCGGAGTGCATGCAAAGGGAATGGTAGCCAATGCGCATATGGAAACTAAGATGAAGGAAGATGATATATGCGATTATATGAACAGATATCTTCCGGAAGATATCTGTGTGCAGGAGGTTCGTATTGCATCTGACAGATTCCACAGCCGTTACAATGCGCAGGGGAAAACTTACTGCTATACATGTTATGTTGGGGATAAGAAGCCTGTATTTAACAGAAAATATGTCAATATAATTGAGGGTAAGCTGGACGTTGAAGCCATGAAGAAGGCAGCAGACATACTTACTGGAGAACATGATTATGCATCATTTTGTGGTAATCCCAAGATGAAGAAATCGACAGTCCGTGAGATTTATTCGATAGATGTTTCTTTAAAGGGTTCATTCCTTAATCTTACATATCATGGAAGCGGATTCCTGCAGTACATGGTAAGAATATTAAGTGGTACACTTCTTGAAGTTGGACAGGGAAAGAGAACACCAGAGAGTATGTATGAACTTTTAGAGGAGAGAAACAGAAGCCTTGCAGGTGCAACTGCGCCGGCGAAGGGATTGTGTCTTCTGAAGGTTGACTACTCGAAGGAGGCTTGA
- a CDS encoding RecQ family ATP-dependent DNA helicase, which translates to MDKYGILKHYFGYDSFRPGQEKLVDAILAGQDVLGIMPTGAGKSLCYQVPALLMSGITLVVSPLISLMKDQVGALNQAGVHAAYINSSLTDNQITKALAYAKQGRYKIIYVAPERLETWGFLDFATHVEISMITVDEAHCISQWGQDFRPSYLNILSFVKKLARRPIISAFTATATSKVRDDILQILSLERPVILTTGFDRSNLTFKVKHIKDKDSYILDYLVSHRQDSGIIYCATRKNVEKVYDMLNANGLSVTKYHAGLSAEERKENQDSFIYDIKPVVVATNAFGMGIDKSNVRFVIHYNMPQCIENYYQEAGRAGRDGEDSECVLLYSPQDIMINKFFIEHREPNPDIDAEEQARLMILDKRRLNAMVDYCKTTGCLREYILKYFGERPDNPEGGRYNCHNCSNCVVDEAEQEADEAYMYPGNRFSAPVSRNAAMVADRMKRSAAAAKSAYATSKSKKPEDALNDRGVMLFNRLRELRKQIAVSVGVPPYVIFSDRTLIDMCLKVPFNQEEMLSVSGVGENKYERYGKVFMDEIYDFLDGMKQNLAR; encoded by the coding sequence ATGGATAAATACGGAATATTAAAGCATTATTTTGGGTATGATTCATTTCGTCCAGGTCAGGAAAAGTTAGTTGATGCTATTCTTGCTGGGCAGGATGTGTTAGGAATTATGCCTACAGGTGCGGGAAAATCATTATGTTATCAGGTGCCGGCATTGTTAATGTCCGGCATTACTCTTGTTGTATCTCCACTTATATCGCTAATGAAGGATCAGGTTGGAGCACTTAATCAGGCAGGTGTACATGCAGCTTATATTAACAGTTCTCTTACAGATAATCAGATAACTAAGGCACTCGCATATGCAAAGCAGGGACGGTATAAAATTATATATGTTGCACCTGAAAGGCTGGAAACCTGGGGATTTCTTGATTTTGCCACGCATGTAGAGATATCTATGATTACTGTAGATGAAGCTCACTGTATATCACAGTGGGGGCAGGATTTCAGACCAAGTTATCTGAATATATTGTCATTTGTTAAGAAGCTGGCAAGGCGTCCTATAATAAGCGCATTTACAGCTACAGCGACAAGCAAAGTAAGAGATGATATATTGCAGATTCTTTCCCTCGAAAGACCGGTAATACTCACTACAGGTTTTGACAGAAGCAATCTGACATTCAAGGTCAAGCATATTAAGGACAAGGATTCATATATACTTGATTACCTTGTAAGCCACAGACAGGATAGTGGAATTATATACTGTGCTACAAGAAAAAATGTTGAAAAAGTCTATGACATGCTTAATGCCAACGGACTTTCTGTGACTAAGTATCATGCAGGTCTCTCAGCAGAAGAGAGAAAAGAAAATCAGGATTCATTTATATATGATATCAAGCCGGTTGTTGTTGCAACTAATGCATTTGGAATGGGAATTGACAAGTCAAATGTAAGATTTGTAATTCATTATAATATGCCGCAGTGTATAGAGAATTATTATCAGGAGGCTGGACGTGCCGGAAGAGATGGAGAGGATTCAGAATGCGTATTGCTGTATTCTCCGCAGGATATCATGATAAATAAGTTTTTCATAGAACACAGAGAGCCTAATCCTGATATTGATGCAGAAGAACAGGCACGGCTTATGATTCTTGATAAAAGAAGGCTTAATGCAATGGTCGATTACTGCAAGACAACAGGTTGTTTAAGAGAGTATATACTTAAATATTTTGGAGAAAGACCAGACAATCCAGAGGGTGGAAGATATAACTGCCATAACTGCTCTAATTGTGTCGTTGATGAGGCAGAGCAGGAAGCAGATGAGGCTTATATGTATCCGGGAAACCGTTTCAGTGCACCTGTATCAAGGAATGCTGCAATGGTGGCAGACAGAATGAAGCGTTCTGCTGCTGCTGCAAAATCAGCATATGCAACATCTAAGTCAAAGAAGCCGGAGGATGCACTTAATGACAGAGGTGTTATGTTGTTTAACAGACTGCGTGAGTTAAGAAAACAGATAGCTGTTTCAGTAGGCGTTCCGCCATATGTAATATTTTCAGACAGGACGCTTATAGATATGTGTCTTAAAGTTCCGTTTAATCAGGAAGAAATGCTGTCAGTAAGCGGTGTCGGTGAGAATAAATATGAGCGCTATGGCAAGGTGTTTATGGATGAAATATATGATTTTCTCGATGGTATGAAGCAGAATCTGGCAAGATGA
- a CDS encoding GGDEF domain-containing protein, whose product MKRIKIINRIIYCVILLAFLIFMGSAFIFSTVDMKTPADSKTRISIKPENTRYIGDGKIEYHIKLDATSGNNMALAFVSRHQNVEVYAGDKLIYYVRNHKSIYGTTTGTNYTIINVPSYTTDVVVRLTNVYDGYKARETSFEYGDETRIIKELIAESLPSVILSSFIILVGFAMVILWIICRKNIAQTEALFYFGLFAMIIGAWALNETDLATLLIEDRKIASLIGYMLLMIMPVPFIQAEKNFFQAEKKSVVSNVLCALFTVIDIVLLVCHMTAVKEFKNSVYIIHMMLIISLIYFCGVLIKRIHVNGFDRKVKANIIGAAALGISMIVDLIAYYKGMQQTDLIGKLGILVFIIVLGYESISEAFEKIKEGQKADFYKEMAVTDTMTGVYNRSAFQEWEHETSDYEGYSIATFDLNNLKWCNDNLGHAAGDAYIQASARIIKEIFGSHGKCYRIGGDEFCTVINQKSKKFDNARHVKQLRELEKYAEKELGIKGLNVQIACGYAEYDIKTDKNFEDTRSRADKKMYESKRRLKRE is encoded by the coding sequence ATGAAAAGGATTAAGATAATTAACAGAATTATATATTGTGTTATTCTCCTGGCATTTCTTATTTTTATGGGATCGGCTTTTATATTCAGTACGGTTGATATGAAAACACCAGCTGACAGTAAGACAAGGATATCTATAAAACCTGAGAATACCAGATATATCGGTGATGGTAAAATTGAATATCACATTAAGCTTGATGCAACGTCAGGGAATAATATGGCACTTGCATTTGTCAGCAGACATCAGAATGTTGAAGTATATGCAGGTGATAAACTTATATATTATGTAAGGAATCATAAGTCAATATACGGAACAACTACAGGAACGAATTATACAATAATCAATGTACCTTCATATACAACAGATGTTGTTGTCAGACTTACCAATGTTTATGATGGATATAAGGCAAGGGAAACTTCATTTGAATATGGTGACGAAACAAGGATTATAAAGGAACTTATAGCAGAATCATTGCCGTCAGTAATTTTGAGTTCTTTTATAATATTGGTTGGATTTGCAATGGTTATTCTGTGGATTATATGCAGAAAAAATATAGCACAGACAGAAGCACTTTTTTATTTTGGATTATTTGCAATGATTATAGGTGCATGGGCACTTAATGAGACAGATCTTGCAACACTTCTTATTGAAGACCGTAAAATAGCTTCACTCATCGGTTATATGCTGCTTATGATAATGCCGGTACCATTTATACAGGCAGAGAAGAATTTTTTTCAGGCAGAAAAGAAATCTGTGGTAAGTAATGTGTTATGTGCATTATTTACTGTAATAGATATAGTACTGCTTGTATGCCACATGACTGCTGTGAAGGAATTTAAAAATAGTGTATATATTATTCATATGATGCTTATTATATCACTGATATATTTCTGCGGCGTGCTGATTAAGAGAATACATGTCAATGGCTTTGACAGAAAAGTAAAAGCTAATATTATAGGTGCGGCTGCACTTGGGATTTCTATGATTGTTGATCTTATTGCATATTATAAGGGAATGCAGCAGACAGATCTTATAGGAAAACTGGGTATTCTTGTATTTATTATTGTGCTTGGTTATGAGAGCATATCAGAAGCATTTGAGAAGATTAAAGAAGGACAGAAGGCAGATTTCTACAAAGAGATGGCTGTAACTGATACTATGACAGGGGTTTATAATCGCTCTGCATTTCAGGAGTGGGAACATGAAACTTCTGATTATGAAGGATATTCTATAGCAACATTTGACCTTAATAATCTCAAGTGGTGTAATGATAATCTGGGGCATGCAGCAGGAGATGCCTATATTCAGGCATCAGCCAGAATTATTAAAGAGATATTTGGCAGTCATGGCAAATGTTATCGTATAGGCGGGGATGAATTCTGTACTGTAATTAATCAGAAGTCAAAAAAATTTGATAATGCAAGACATGTGAAGCAACTAAGGGAACTTGAAAAGTATGCTGAAAAGGAACTTGGAATTAAAGGACTTAATGTACAGATTGCATGTGGTTATGCCGAATATGATATAAAGACAGATAAGAACTTTGAAGATACGAGAAGCAGAGCTGATAAGAAAATGTATGAGAGTAAGAGAAGATTGAAAAGAGAGTGA
- a CDS encoding type IV pilus twitching motility protein PilT: MELKQLIRKARSVQCSDLHITAGDFVAVRRFGELKLIDIKPTIEETEKMLFDILNDEDIRRVKNGEDIDVAASDESGGRLRINIYHQRRNLAASIRLLDANIPSFEDLGLPGKLLAELASKRSGLVLVTGPTGSGKSTTLAAMIDYINNNMARHIITVEDPIEYVYGFKQSMIHQRQVGRDVPNFASALRSALREDPDVILVGEMRDYETINAAITAAETGHLVMSTLHTKSAAQTVERIISACPIEAQPALTIQLSSILTGVITQTLVPFARKEGRIAATEVMLNNTAVANLIKEKKTNQIQTVLQSNLSSGMHTLNYSLANLVKTRVISREAALKHSENPADLAKNI, encoded by the coding sequence ATGGAATTAAAACAGTTAATAAGAAAAGCAAGAAGTGTACAATGTTCAGATTTGCATATTACAGCAGGAGATTTTGTAGCAGTAAGAAGATTTGGAGAACTTAAACTGATTGATATTAAGCCAACGATTGAAGAAACAGAAAAAATGCTGTTTGATATTCTTAATGATGAGGATATAAGAAGGGTTAAGAATGGAGAAGATATTGATGTTGCTGCATCTGACGAGTCAGGTGGACGATTAAGAATTAATATCTATCACCAGAGAAGAAATCTTGCAGCCAGTATCCGTTTACTGGATGCAAATATACCATCATTTGAGGATCTTGGACTTCCAGGAAAGTTGCTTGCAGAGCTAGCATCTAAGAGAAGTGGTCTTGTTCTTGTAACAGGTCCTACAGGTAGTGGTAAGTCTACAACACTTGCTGCAATGATTGATTATATTAATAATAATATGGCAAGACATATTATTACAGTAGAGGATCCTATCGAGTATGTATATGGTTTTAAGCAGTCTATGATTCATCAGAGACAGGTTGGAAGAGATGTCCCTAATTTTGCATCTGCACTTCGTTCAGCACTTCGAGAAGATCCTGATGTAATCCTTGTAGGTGAAATGAGAGATTATGAGACAATCAATGCGGCTATTACTGCTGCTGAGACAGGACATCTTGTAATGTCAACATTGCATACTAAGAGTGCAGCACAGACCGTTGAAAGAATTATCAGCGCATGCCCGATAGAGGCACAGCCTGCTCTTACAATCCAGCTTTCTTCAATTCTTACGGGTGTTATTACACAGACACTTGTACCTTTTGCAAGAAAGGAAGGCCGAATTGCGGCAACAGAGGTTATGCTTAATAATACGGCTGTAGCCAACCTTATTAAGGAAAAGAAAACTAATCAGATTCAGACCGTTTTACAGTCAAATCTTTCATCAGGTATGCATACATTGAATTATTCGCTTGCTAATCTTGTTAAGACAAGGGTTATTTCAAGAGAAGCTGCTCTTAAACATTCAGAGAACCCAGCTGATCTTGCAAAGAATATATAA
- a CDS encoding endonuclease III domain-containing protein, whose translation MTKKELALEVIRRLKAEYPDSECSLDYDDAWKLLVSVRLAAQCTDARVNVVVKGLYEKYPDIASLAAASPEEIEKIIRPCGLGKSKAKDICACMRMLHEQYNDKVPDSMEELLKLPGVGRKSANLIMGDVFGKPAIVTDTHCIRLCNRIGLVKDEKEPKKVEMALWKIVPPEEGSGLCHRFVDHGREVCTARTTPHCERCCLNDICKKNGIKV comes from the coding sequence ATGACTAAGAAAGAACTTGCTTTAGAGGTTATAAGAAGATTAAAGGCAGAATATCCGGATTCGGAGTGCAGCCTTGATTACGATGATGCCTGGAAACTGCTTGTAAGCGTAAGACTTGCGGCACAATGCACTGATGCAAGAGTAAATGTTGTGGTTAAGGGGCTGTATGAGAAATATCCTGATATAGCATCACTTGCTGCAGCATCTCCGGAAGAGATTGAAAAGATTATAAGACCTTGTGGTCTTGGAAAAAGCAAGGCAAAGGATATATGTGCATGTATGCGTATGCTTCATGAGCAGTATAACGATAAAGTTCCTGACAGCATGGAAGAATTATTAAAGCTTCCTGGAGTTGGAAGAAAGAGTGCCAATCTTATTATGGGTGATGTGTTCGGAAAGCCGGCAATTGTTACAGATACACACTGTATAAGGCTTTGTAACAGAATAGGTCTTGTAAAAGACGAGAAAGAGCCTAAGAAGGTTGAGATGGCATTGTGGAAGATAGTCCCGCCGGAAGAAGGAAGCGGATTGTGCCACAGGTTTGTAGACCACGGAAGAGAAGTATGTACGGCGCGTACTACGCCGCATTGTGAAAGATGCTGCCTTAATGATATCTGCAAGAAAAATGGGATAAAAGTATGA
- a CDS encoding sodium-dependent transporter → MKEREKFGSRLGFILVSAGCAVGLGNVWKFPYICGENGGAAFVLIYLVFLAILGFPIMCAEFTVGRGSGKGAARAFEELETKGSKWHHFKWVSVVGSYVLMAFYTMVAGWMLYYAWREARGSLAGLEPDEVSGAFGTMLSQPGTMTIWMIVAVLLSFGVCVLGLQKGVEKITKVMMLLLLILIVVLAVHSLVLPNASEGVKFYMVPNLDAIKSRGLGPVIFDAMTHAFFTLSVGIGAMEIFGSYLKKDRTIGGEAVNIILIDTFVALMAGFIIIPACFAYGVAPGAGPSLLFITLPNIFNHMAGGRIWGTAFFVFMSFAALSTVIAVFENIIAFYIDLKGFSRKKVVAGNVIFMILLSLPAVLGFNKLAAFQPIGPGSSIMDLEDFLVSYNLLPLGSMIFVLFCTKKNGWGWEGFRKEANEGKGPKLPEWLRFYMSYILPAIIVVVYLKGYYDTFKPRGTGYLVGWMIFACVLLLAIFGIANYKKKDA, encoded by the coding sequence TTGAAAGAGAGAGAAAAATTCGGCTCGCGACTCGGCTTTATCTTAGTGTCTGCCGGGTGTGCGGTGGGACTTGGTAATGTGTGGAAATTTCCATACATATGCGGGGAAAATGGTGGTGCGGCATTCGTGCTTATCTATCTTGTATTTCTTGCAATTCTTGGATTTCCTATTATGTGTGCGGAGTTCACAGTAGGACGAGGAAGCGGTAAAGGTGCTGCAAGGGCATTTGAAGAACTGGAGACTAAGGGAAGTAAATGGCATCATTTCAAATGGGTATCGGTAGTAGGAAGCTATGTATTAATGGCTTTCTATACTATGGTTGCAGGATGGATGCTTTATTATGCATGGCGTGAGGCAAGAGGTTCGTTAGCAGGTTTAGAGCCAGATGAGGTTTCAGGAGCATTTGGAACTATGCTTTCACAGCCTGGTACAATGACAATCTGGATGATTGTTGCAGTTTTACTTTCGTTTGGTGTATGTGTATTAGGATTACAGAAGGGCGTTGAGAAGATTACTAAGGTTATGATGTTACTTCTTCTTATCCTTATTGTGGTACTGGCAGTTCATTCACTTGTACTTCCTAATGCATCAGAAGGTGTTAAATTCTATATGGTGCCTAATCTGGATGCTATTAAATCAAGAGGTTTAGGACCGGTTATATTTGATGCCATGACACATGCATTCTTTACACTTAGTGTAGGCATTGGCGCAATGGAGATATTCGGAAGCTACTTAAAGAAAGACAGAACAATAGGTGGAGAGGCTGTTAATATAATTCTGATTGATACATTTGTTGCTCTTATGGCAGGATTCATAATTATTCCTGCATGCTTTGCATATGGTGTTGCTCCGGGTGCCGGTCCATCACTTTTATTTATAACACTGCCTAACATATTTAATCATATGGCGGGAGGAAGAATATGGGGAACAGCATTCTTTGTATTCATGTCATTTGCAGCATTATCAACTGTAATTGCTGTGTTTGAGAACATTATTGCTTTTTATATTGACCTTAAGGGATTTTCAAGGAAAAAGGTTGTTGCAGGTAATGTTATATTCATGATACTGCTTTCACTTCCTGCTGTATTAGGCTTTAACAAGCTTGCAGCTTTCCAGCCTATTGGTCCGGGAAGTTCAATTATGGATCTGGAGGATTTCCTTGTTTCATATAATCTGCTTCCTCTTGGAAGCATGATATTTGTATTATTCTGTACCAAGAAGAATGGCTGGGGCTGGGAAGGCTTCAGAAAAGAAGCTAATGAAGGAAAAGGTCCTAAGCTTCCTGAATGGTTAAGATTCTATATGAGTTATATACTTCCGGCTATTATAGTAGTTGTATACCTTAAGGGTTATTATGATACATTTAAACCAAGGGGAACAGGTTATCTTGTTGGCTGGATGATATTTGCGTGTGTATTGCTTCTTGCAATATTCGGAATTGCTAATTATAAGAAGAAAGATGCGTAA